A region of the Hydra vulgaris chromosome 12, alternate assembly HydraT2T_AEP genome:
atgaaGAACATTTGCAATACTTTTGAGTATAGGAAATAACTTGTTTACAAACTCCTTccaagtttttgattttttttcaaagaaactCATTATTTCAGGCAACTTATGACAAGccaaattttgattattttcatcTAAAAGCATATGACCATCAGCAACTTGAtcattataaacataaataattacaGAATGgtcttttttataatcataGAACAATTCTGAAAGTAAAGCAGCTGCACTTTGTATAGTTCGAGCAACATCGGTTGATTTCACTAATATATCTCGATCAACAGttagattttctaaaaaaactttatatctaAACTTAAGATATTTACCAAGAAACAAGTGCTGCAGATAACCATGAGGAGTCAGCTGCCCACCTTTACAATAGATAGACTGTTGTACTAACTCagtatttttactgtttaccACTAGAAATGGACTTTTGCTCATGACTTTTTCAAATCTTTGCATCAAAGTACCATAGTTTGTTTCTGCTTGCTTATGAAACATGCATGGTATATGAACAGGGCTTGTATTTGGTAATGCATCTAATTCAATAGGAGCTCGATCACCATGTCTAATAATAACTTGAACTTGTAATAGCTCATACCCTTGAAGATTTCTTCCTTCATCTCCTGTAACATCTGCTGCTTTGTTGCAATAGGCCTGACTATCTTCAAAGAAGTTACTGACAAttgaattatttgtaaaaagaatttttggaaCCAAAAGTATAACAATAATGCTTGCCAAACCAATAgcaataacaattttctttCTGCGCATCAACATAAAGGCTTTAatcattactttaaaatttcctgaaataattttaatgttttatttacaatatattcaTGTGATTTTCAAAtacataaatagtataaataaataaaaatgaatagaagtaATAGTTCAACgaagaataaaaacaatagcAACAAATTACCTTACACTTTGGCTTTATGTAAGGACATAGTTTGGGTAACTACTTTAtatactactaaaaaaaaaataatacaactttgtggttttaattttattgaaaagtttttttaggaaaaattaCGCGTGGTATAgtgtaacaaaataaaaactaagcTGCATTTTAactcagttttttaaatttacaataagtACTAATGAAGCATTTGTTAACCTATATTTTTTTGGCAAATTAGTAAAACGTTTgacttttattcttttattgaGAAGTTTCACAGATTTGTAAAACGTCATTGATTTATGATAACTTTTGAGCAAATTAGAAACTTCTGAAGAGATTTTGAAGTTtagattttcaaacaattatCAACAGTGTCGTTAGCAGCTGTCGCGGTGCCGGCAAATATTTCTGATGTTAATTTCGGGAAGATTAATTGGATTAAGGAGTTCATTTTTACTAATCTAAGACTAAAAGTTTAGTATTATCAAGGACGAATTAATAGATGGACTTTTATTGCTTAAAAGCAAAGATATCCACGCtgtcaaatattataaataacagAAGCAATACAATAGAAAACAGTTGCGTAacgtaaaaatacttttttttaattattatacgTCAAAATGATAACAGTCtccaggggcggatctaggggTATCCTGTGTTGCCCAGGATTCATCCTAGATCCGCATGTGTTTCCCAGGATTCACCCTAGATCCACCCTAGATTAAAAACGTGGTAGACATCTATCTGCTGGCAAAGATGATTCAATGTTATTAGatctagttaataaaatatttattcccAACTTGACTTTTGTTTTTCCTGTTTCTGGTGAAAAAAAAACCCgatcatttttacataaatggcTACTTGAATATTCCTGGTTAGCTTACTCACAAATTAAAGATGGAGCATACTGCCTTCCATGTACACTGTTGGGTAGCAGAATTCcaaacaatatcaaaataatcaactttattcaaaaaccttttaaaatatggGGTAATGCAACTCGTGCTTATATGGATCACAATAATAATTGTCGACTTCATCAAATGTCAATGCATTGTCTGAACATGCTGCAATCTAgatctaattcaaaaaaaatctgattgaaGTTGATAatctaagaaaaaaacttattataagtaatcaaaataaattaattccaATTATAAAGACAATTATTTTTCTTGACCGCAACGATATTGCTTTTCAGGTCATTGTGATGACAGTGAGTATCATCCAGAGATTAGAGAAACATGTAAAGACAACATTGGTATATGTAACTTtgtagagcttttaaattttcttgagCACCATATTCATACTGCTCCTAAAAATGCAACTTATATATCTAAAACCGCACAAAACGAACTTATTGAATGCTGTGGAAAAACAATCAAAGAAGTTctaattaagaaaattaaaaagtcagGTTATTTTTCTATCTTGTGTGATGGAGCCTCTGATTGTTCTAATGTTGAACAGCTATCTCTAGTTATAAGATACATTGACTGTGATAATGTTATTTGTGAAGACTTTCTACggtttattaaatgtaaatctGGTACAACTGGTCTTAGTCTTGCGCAAAACATAATTTCTGCAATTGATGATCTTGGTCTTGATATCCAAAAATGTAGAGGTCAAAGATATGATGGTGCTGGGGCAATGTCTGGTAAATTAAAAGGTATTTCATCTAGAATTAAACTTATCAATTTAAAGGCTATTTTTGTTCACTATGCATGccataaactttttagttatttaagttaatttagttaatttagttaatagtaAATCATGCAATGTTCAAAGTGTTTGAAATGCTTTTGATCAAATCAAagatatatcatatttttttaacttatcaccTAAACGTGCGAGCTGTCTCAATAAATTCACTTTTCCTGGTCAAGCAAAATTAATTGATACATGTCGAACTAGATGGGTTCAGAAACTTAAAGGTCTggatgttttttttgataactaacTATCCGTTTTTCATTCAATATAAGAAATGGCATACAATGAAGGTAAGAGTTATAATATTGATACTTCTTCAAAagcttcatgttttttaaatcttatgacAAATTTCTCTTTTATTGAGAGCttagttttaa
Encoded here:
- the LOC100212586 gene encoding counting factor 60 isoform X2, which gives rise to MIKAFMLMRRKKIVIAIGLASIIVILLVPKILFTNNSIVSNFFEDSQAYCNKAADVTGDEGRNLQGYELLQVQVIIRHGDRAPIELDALPNTSPVHIPCMFHKQAETNYGTLMQRFEKVMSKSPFLVVNSKNTELVQQSIYCKGGQLTPHGYLQHLFLGKYLKFRYKVFLENLTVDRDILVKSTDVARTIQSAAALLSELFYDYKKDHSVIIYVYNDQVADGHMLLDENNQNLACHKLPEIMSFFEKKSKTWKEFVNKLFPILKSIANVLHIEKKDLPPINRVVDILYSRLCHNKGVPRGPGEKLSSKIVKDAFKVAHEYTIVKHGAVAEHQSLSILSQMAKHAFDIIIGKASKKFVLFSGHDSMITPFLMLLEIYDGKWPPYASRVVVEFYLKSNTTASVKQKIENTFFRVIYNGVIAKKISFCKSSDFETLCSLLALFDYVSNGSFNINGDLSRKNVYKILFTRIKYICE